The Streptomyces collinus DNA segment CGGCGCGAGGAGGACGAGGTCGTCCGGGAGCTGGAGCCGTACGGGCTCGTGCTGAAGGCGGGCGTCTGGTACCTGTGCGCGCGGGTGGCCCGGGGCGGGTCCTTCCGGGTGTACCGGATCGACCGGTTCACAGCGGTGGACGCGGACGGTGAGCGCTTCGAGCGGGAGCCGGACTTCGACCTGCCCGCGTTCTGGGAGGAGCGGGCGGAGCAGTTCGCGCGGTCCATCCTGCGGACGCGGGTCGTGGTGCGGCTGTCCCCCGACGGCGTGCGCGCACTGCCGTACGCCCTGGACGCGCTGACCGCCCGGGAGGCCTTGGCGGACGCGGGCGCCCCGGACGAGGGCGGCTGGGTGACGGTGGACCTGCCGGTGGAGTCCGAGGAGGTCGCGCACACCCAGCTGGCGGCGCTGGGCCCGGAGGCGGAGGTGCTGGAGCCGGCGGGTCTGCGCGAGCGGTTCGCCGCCGACGCGGCGCGGCTGGCCCGGCTCTACCGGCCCGAGCGCGGCGCATAACGATCCCGCGCACTCCGGGTGCGGCCCTGTGCCCCAGGGCCGATGCTTGACCCGTGATGGACGAGACGGAGTTCTGGGAGCTGGTGGACGACGCCCGGGAGGCTGCCGAAGGCGACCCGGAGGAGCAGGCCGACCTGCTCGTGGACCGGCTCGCCCAGCTGGACCCGGACTCGGTCCTGGACTTCGCCCGGCACTTCGAGTCCCGTTACAACCGCGCCTACCGCTGGGACCTGTGGGGCGCCGCCTGGGTGCTGCTCGACGGGGCGAGCGACGACGCCTTCGACTTCTTCCGGTGCTGGCTGATCGGCCAGGGCCGCGAGGTGTTCGAGGGCGCCGTGCACGACCCGGACGCGCTCGCCGGTCTGCTGGACGACTTCGACGAGGAGATCGACGGCGACGGCGAGGAGCTGGGTTACGCGGCGGACGAGGCCTACGAACAGCTCACCGGGGTGGTCGCGCCCGACCTGGAGATCGCCCCGGCGCCCCCGGAGCCGGAGGGCACGCCGCTGAACTTCGAGAACGAGGCGCTGCTCGCCGAGCGCTACCCCCGGCTGTGGGAGCGCTTCAGGGGCTGATCAGGCGACCCGTCGGCGGCTCGCGTCGGACGGTATGTACGCCTGCGTCTGATCGGCCCGCACCGCGTGGTGCATCGGAGCGGCGTTGGCCTGGTCGAGGGCGCAGGCGGTGACCGCGGCCGGGCCCAGGACGACGGTGACCGCCGCGCAGAGCACCGCCCAGGGGCCCCGGGTGCTCCCCGTCCGCACGTCCGTGTGCCCCGGGGTCTTCGTACGACCGTCGTTCATGGTCCCCGCCTTCGGTCGGCTGTCTGTGGGGACGACCGTAGGGGGCCGGGATCTCAGGACGCTGCGCGTTCGCTGTGGCCTCGCTGTGGTCCGTCCGGTCGGCCCTGGAGGCGGGCCGCGAGCTGTCTGATCTCGGGCAGGCGGGCGTGCAGGGCGGCGCCCGGGCAGCTGGTCATGTAGCCGTCGTTGTGGCCGGCGAGGGCGGGCAGCCGGGCGGTGGAGCCGGCCGCGTACCGGCTCAGGCCGTTGCTGGAGACGAGGCGGACGTCCGCGCGCGGGTCGGTGCCCGTCAGGCCCAGTTTCCAGGCGGACAGCGCGGCGATCGCCCGGATCATGGGCTGCGGGACGGGCATGCCCTCGGTGAAGGTGCCGAGGGCGGCGATGCCCGTGGTGCGGTGGTTGAAGCCCTGGGTGTGGGCGCCGGTGACGGCGCGTTCCACGCCCCCGGCGCGGCCCTCGTAGACGGTGCCGCAGCGGTCGACGACGAAGTTGTAGCCGATGTCGTCCCAGTCGCGGGTGCCGGTCTGGCCGGTGTAGAGGTCCCGGATGATGCGGGGCGCGTCGGCGCAGTCGTAGCCGTTGGGCGAGTCGGTGTGGTGGACGAAGACGGCGAGGACCCGGTCGTCGTAGCGCGGGCGGGGCTGCGCGCGGGCGGCGTCGCCCAGCCAGTGCGCCCTCGGCACGACGGGCGGGCGCGGGGCGCTGTAGGGCGTGGCTTCGGAGCGGGGCGGGGCGGCGCGGGAGCCGGTCTCGGCGGCGTTCTCGACGCCGTGGGCGCACAGGACCAGCGCCACGACGGCGGCGACGCCCGGCAGGCAGCCGAGCAGGAGCCGGGCCGCGCGCGGCAGACCGGCTGTGCCGGGTGTCCCGTCGGCGGAGTGCCTGCGTGCGCCCCGCCGTCTTCGGAAGACACGCATGATCCCACTGTCGGCCCGATCCCGTCCGTCCGCGATGTGTGATGTGCCACCCGGTGGAACCATCGTCACGGTCCGCGACGTTTTTCCGAATGCACGCCCGCGTGGCCGGTTCCGATCATCGCGTGCGCGTGTGACTGATCACCGGGCCCTCCCCCCGCGTATTAAGGGGTTCCGAGAGAAAGGCGGCGTGCGTGGACCTGCTCGACATCCTGCTGTTGCTGGTCGTTCTGGCCTACGCGGCGTCCGGGTACCGGCGCGGGCTGGTGGCCGGCTGTGTGTCGCTGGCGGGCTTCGTGGGCGGTGCGGTCGTCGGCGTGTGGGTCCTGCCGTGGGTGATGGACCTGGTGGAGCCCGGGACGACGCGGGCGACGCTGGCGGCGGTGTTCACGGTGCTGCTCCCGGCGGTCGTGGGGCACGAGCTGGCGGGGCGCCTCGCGCTGCGGCTGCGGCGGGAGCTGGACCGGGGGCCGCTCAGAGTGGCGGACGGGATCGGCGGGGCCGTGGCCAACGCGGTGGCCGTGCTGATCGTGGCGTGGGTGGCCGCGAGCGTCCTCGGCGCGTCCTCGTCGCCGCTGGTCACCTCGGCCATCCGGGACTCACGCCTGCTCGGCGCCGTGCAGCGGACGATGCCGGACACGACGCCGGCCTGGTTCTCGGGGGCCACGTCCGCTCTGACGCAGGCGGGCTTCCCGCAGGTCTTCAACCCCTTCGAGAACGAGTCGACGGCCGAGGTCGCCAAGCCCACCGGCGACAGTGTCACGGCCGCCGCGACCGACGCCGCCAAGCGGAGCACGGTGAAGGTCGAAGGCGTGGCGGGCACGCAGGGCCGTGAGGGCAGCGGGTTCGTCTACGCGCGCGAGCGCGTGATGACCAACGCCCATGTGGTGGCGGGCATCGACGAGCCGACCGTGCAGATCGGCGGGGTCGGGCGGACGTACGAGGCTCGGGTGGTGCTCTTCGACCCGCAGAAGGACGTGGCCGTGCTGTACGTGCCGGGTCTGAAGGCGCCCGTGCTGCGCTTCGACGACGACGCCGAGCGGGGCGGGGCGGCGGTGGTCGCGGGCTATCCGGAGGACGGCGACCTGAACCTCCAGGCGGCGACGGTCGCGAACCGGGTGCGGGCGACGGGCCAGAACATCTACAACGACGGGACGGCCGTTCGGGAGATCTACTCGATCCGCTCCACCGTCCGCCCGGGCAACTCCGGTGGCCCGCTGCTCACCACGGACGGCCGGGTGTTCGGCGTGGTCTTCGCCCGCTCCACCACGGACGCCGAGACGGGTTACGTCCTGACGGCGGACGAGGTCGGCTCCGACGCGCGCGACGCCGCGGCCGCGACGGCGCCGGTGGACACGGGCGAGCTGGCCGCGTCGTAGCTCCGGCTCACAGGAAGCGCCCCATGAACACGTCGTCGACGTACGCCCCGTCGAGCAGGAACTCCTCCGGCAGGACCCCCTCGACCACGAACCCCTCGGCCTCGTAGAGCGCCCGGGCCGGGGTGTTGTGCCCGAGGACCCGCAGCGTGATGCGGCGGGCGCCGCGCCGGCGGGACTCGTCGACGGCGGCCCGGACCAGCGCCCGGCCGACCCCACGGCCGCGCGCCTCCCCGGCGACGGCGAGGCCCTGGATCTGGTGGACGTGCCGGTTCGAGTCGAGCGGTGTGGGGAAACCGAGGTGGACATAGCCCGCGAGAGCGCCGTCGAGTTCGGCGACGAGGCAGTTGTCGGGGGTGTGCCGCTCGCTGAAGAAGGGAGCGTAGGGCGGCTGTGGCTCGGGCGTCACCGCGTGCCGGTGCGACCAGGCGAGCCGGTCGAGCAGGGCCAGTTCGCCGTCGTCGTCGGGCCGGGCGGTGCGGATGTGCGGTGCGGGGAGCTCGGGCATGGGCGTCACCCTACGGCGAGCGGATCAAGGCCTTGCAGGGGTTTTACGGAGCGGCGCGGCAGGATGGGTTCATGGAGCGTTCAAGAATCGCGGTGGCGGGTGCGTCCGGTCTCATCGGCGGTGCTCTGGTGCGGTCCCTGACCGCCGACGGACACGAGGTGCGCCGTCTGGTGCGCGGCACGCCCCGGACGGCCGGAGAGATCCGCTGGGACCCCGAGGACGGGCGGGTGGACGCGGCCGGGCTCGCCGGGTGCCACGCGGTGGTCAACCTGGCGGGGGCCGGCGTCGGTGACCGGCGCTGGACGGACGCCTACAAGCAGCGGATCCGCGACAGCCGCGTGAAGGGCACGGCGGCCCTGGCCGGGGCGGTGGCCTCCCTGGACGCCAAGGAACGGCCGCGGGTCTTCGTCAACGGCAGCGCCATCGGCTACTACGGCGAGACCGGTGAGCGCACGGCCGACGAGAGCACGCCCGCGGGAGAGGGTTTCCTGCCCGAGCTGTGCGTGGAGTGGGAGGGGGCCACGGCGCCGGCCCAGGAGGCCGGTGTCCGCACGGTGTTCACCCGGACCGGTCTTGTCGTGTCCCGCGAGGGCGGCGCCTGGGCCCGGCTGTTCCCGCTGTTCCGGGCGGGGGCCGGCGGGCGGATGGGCGACGGGAGCCAGTACTGGTCGTTCATCGCGCTGCACGACGAGGTCGCCGCGATCCGGCATCTGATCGACACCGACGGTCTGTCCGGGCCGTTCAACGTCACCGCCCCGAACCCCGTGACGAACCGTGAGATCACGGCGGCGATGGGCCGGGTGCTGCACCGCCCGACGCTGTTCCCGGTGCCCGCGGCCGTGCTGCGGACGGTGCTCGGCGAGATGGCCGGGGACGTCCTCGGCAGCGTCCGGGTGCTGCCGACGCGGCTGCTGGAGTCGGGCTTCCGGTTCGCCTTCCCGGAGATCGAGGGAGCGATCCGGGCGGCGTTGTGACGGCTCCCCGGCGGGCCCCGGCGGCGCGGACCGGCCGTCTGTCCGGGATCCGACCGGCCTTTCCAAGACAGCTCGTTCGAGTCGCACACCAGCCTCCTGCGACCACTTCATGCCCACAAGGCGTCCGTATGCGACCGCCGTGCGACCGTGCCCTGTCGATGCGCGACTCCCGCTGACCGATCACGGTCCTACCCTCGACCAGAACTCGCGTATCCCTGCGGCCTGTTGAGGGCATGACGTCTCCAGCGCCCGCGCAACCTCGAGGAGGGGCACGTGCTTGAGCCCGCGTACCAGGCGGACGTGGTCGTCGTGGGGGCCGGGGTCGCCGGACTCTCGGCCGCGCACCGGCTGACCAGCGCAGGAGTGACGACCATGGTCCTGGAGGCCGCCCACGGGGTCGGCGGCCGCATGGCGACGGAGAAGGTCGACGGCTTCCGGCTCGACCGGATCGGTCAGTTGCTGTCCACGGCGTATCCCGAACTACGGCTGACACCCGGTCTGGACGGGCTGGTGCTGCGGCCCTTCACACCCGGTGTCCTGCTGCACGGCGACGGACGCCATCACCGCGCCGGTGTCCAGCCGGGCGCAGGGGGCGCACGGGGCGCACTGCATGCGGTACGCGCGCTGGCGAGTGCTCCCCGGCCGCCGTCCGCACCGAGGCCGCCCAGGAGGCCGGTGGCCGTGCCGGGCCGGCAGGTCTCCGTCCCCCGGAGCAGGTCCGGCGCCCCGCTCGGCACGGCCGTCGACCAGGCCCGGCTGGGTGCCGCCCTGACCCGCCTGGCAGGAACCCCGGCCGAACGGCTGCTGTCCCGCCCGGAGTTGCCGGCCGGTGAGGCCCTGGCGGCGCGCGGGCTGCCCGCCCGTACGATCGACGGTTTCCTGCGTCCGCTGCTCGCCGCGCTGCTGTGCGACCCGGGCCTCACCACGTCCAGCCGGTGCGCGGACCTCGCGCTGCGCGCCTTCGCCCGGGGCCGGCTGTGTCTGCCGGAGGGCGGCGCCGACGCCCTGCCGGAACAGCTGGCGCGCACGCTGCCGCCGGGCACGGTGCACACCGGCGTCCGCGTCACCTCCGTGTCGACGACCTCGGTGACCACCGCGGAGCACGGTGAGATCCGGTGCCGGGCGGTCCTGGTGGCGACGGGCGCGCGGGCCGCGGCCGAGCTGCTGCCCGGCTTGCGGGTGCCGGAGTTCCATCCGGTGACGGTGGTGCACCACACGACCGACGAGCCGCCGGGGACGGGGGCGTCGCTGCTGCTCGACGCGGATCTGGGCGGGCCGGTCGCGCACACGGCGGTGGTCAGTGACGTCGATCCGACCCGGGCGCCGGCGGGGCGGGCGCTGGTGTCGTCGACGGTGCCGGGACGGCCGCCGGGCGATGTCGACACCGCGGTGCGGATGCATCTGGCGCGGCTGTACGGGGTGCCGACGGCGCGGTGGGAGACGCTGGCCGTGCACCACACGGCGGAGGCCGTGCCCGCGATGCGGCCGCCGCATGATCTGCGGCGGCCGGTGCGGTTGATCGCCGGGCTGTATGTGTGCGGGGATCACCGGGACACCAGTACGGTCCAGGGTGCTCTGCACTCGGGGCATCGGGCATCTGCGGCGATCCTGGCGGACCTCGGGGCGGGGCGGTCGATGCACGTCGCCGATCCTGTGCCGACCGTGCCACGGGCTGCATAGGCGGGTCGTCGGGTGCGGGCGCGTTGCGGCTGTCCGCGCCCACGCGGCGAAGCCGCATATCGACACGGCCCCGCCCCCCGAGGCCCTTACCCCAAAGCCGATACCTTGTCGCGGTAAGTCCGCACCGGAGCCGCGTCCTTGTACGGTTCCAGGCGTCGTTCGAAGTCCCTCACGTACTCCACCGCCCGTACCGAGCGCATCTCCGCGGCCTGGCCCGCCGCTTCCGCGGCCAGCTGGCAGGCCTGGTCGAGTTCGCCGAGGCCCAGGCGGGCGGTGGCGAGGACCACACGGCAGAAGAGGCGGCTGCGGGCGAAGGAGGGGGCCCGCAGCTGGAGTGAGCGTTCCGCGTGCTGGGCGGCGGCGCGGAACTGCTGCAGGTCGCGGTGGCAGTGGCCGAACTCGTCGGCGAGCTGGGCCTCGTCGAAGAACTTCGCCCAGTGCGGGACGTCGTCCCCGGGCCGGGCCGTCTCCAGGGCGCGTTCGGCGCGGACCAGGGCGGCAGTGCAGGCCCGGACCTCGCCGAGCACCCCATGCCCGCGCGCCTCGGAGGCGTGCAGCAGGGCCTGGACGACGGGCGGCCCGGAGGTGCCGACGCCCTGCTGGGCCACGCGGGCGAGCTGGACGGCCTCCCGCCCGTGCCCGAGGTAGACGGCCTGGCGGCTCATGGTGACCAGTACATAGGCCCCGTACGTCCGGTCCCCTGCCGCCTGGGCGAGCCGCAGCGCCTGCACGAAGTAGCGCTGGGCGAGTCCGTGCGCGGCGATGTCGTACGACGTCCAGCCCGCGAGCCGGGTCAGGTCCGCTGCGGCCGCGAACAGCCGGCGGCCGGTCTGCTCGCCGTAGGTGCCGCGCAGCATGGGCTCGCACTCGTGCTCCAGGTAACGCACGAGGGCCTGGCGGGCGTGACCGCCGCCGTAGGCGTCGTCGAGGGTGCGGAACAGCTCGCCGACCGAGCGCAGGGCGGCGATGTCGCCGGCGGTGACCTTCTGGCCCGGTCCGCGTTCGGCCTGTCCGCGCTGGCGGGGCAGGGACGGCACGCCCTGCTCGGGCGTGGCCGTGGGGCGCAGGGCCGGGCGGCCGTGGACCGGGATGCGGGCGGCGGCCTGCTCGCCCCGGGCGACCTTCTCGTCGGCCCGGCCGATGAGCCAGTCGCGGCTGGGCACGACGAGCCCCGCCGGGGTGAAGGCGATCTTGCGGAGCTCGGCGTGGCTGCCGGAGTCCTTGCGCCACAGCCCGCTGACGATGTCGACGGCCTCCTCGGGGGTGGCGGCGAACTCCAGCCCCGCGTAGACCGGGGCGCAGGCGTCCAGGCCGAGGTCCTGGGCGGAGAGGCGGCGGCCGAGGCGCCGGGTGAAGACCTCGGCGATCAGGGCGGGCGTGGTGCCCCTGGGCTGCTGACCGCGCAGCCACCGGGTGACGGAGGTCTTGTCGTATCTCAGATCAAGCCCGTGTTCGAGACCGAGCTGGTCCACGCGACGGGCGAGTCCCGCGTTGGAGAACCCCGCTTCTGCGATGAGCGCGGCGAGCTGTCGGTTGGGGGTGCGCTGCGCGGGTCGTTCCGTCATGGTGCGGTGCGGTCTCCTGCCTTCCGGTGTCGGTGACGTGCCGGATTGCCTGTGAGCAGGCCTTTTGGCTTGCTGATCGGCGCGAATGTAGCGGAGAGTAAGCACCCCATCAC contains these protein-coding regions:
- a CDS encoding GNAT family N-acetyltransferase, which codes for MPELPAPHIRTARPDDDGELALLDRLAWSHRHAVTPEPQPPYAPFFSERHTPDNCLVAELDGALAGYVHLGFPTPLDSNRHVHQIQGLAVAGEARGRGVGRALVRAAVDESRRRGARRITLRVLGHNTPARALYEAEGFVVEGVLPEEFLLDGAYVDDVFMGRFL
- a CDS encoding DUF4240 domain-containing protein; this encodes MMDETEFWELVDDAREAAEGDPEEQADLLVDRLAQLDPDSVLDFARHFESRYNRAYRWDLWGAAWVLLDGASDDAFDFFRCWLIGQGREVFEGAVHDPDALAGLLDDFDEEIDGDGEELGYAADEAYEQLTGVVAPDLEIAPAPPEPEGTPLNFENEALLAERYPRLWERFRG
- a CDS encoding helix-turn-helix transcriptional regulator; translated protein: MRAARLIKMVLLLQSRPSMTAAELAGELEVSERTITRDAQALSEAGVPVYADRGRAGGYRLVGGYRTRLTGLHRGEAEALFLSGVPGALREMGLEDAASAARLKVSAALLPSLRDASRSAAQRFHLDAPNWFKEPKTPALLPAVADAVWDDRRIGARYRREEDEVVRELEPYGLVLKAGVWYLCARVARGGSFRVYRIDRFTAVDADGERFEREPDFDLPAFWEERAEQFARSILRTRVVVRLSPDGVRALPYALDALTAREALADAGAPDEGGWVTVDLPVESEEVAHTQLAALGPEAEVLEPAGLRERFAADAARLARLYRPERGA
- a CDS encoding MarP family serine protease; this translates as MDLLDILLLLVVLAYAASGYRRGLVAGCVSLAGFVGGAVVGVWVLPWVMDLVEPGTTRATLAAVFTVLLPAVVGHELAGRLALRLRRELDRGPLRVADGIGGAVANAVAVLIVAWVAASVLGASSSPLVTSAIRDSRLLGAVQRTMPDTTPAWFSGATSALTQAGFPQVFNPFENESTAEVAKPTGDSVTAAATDAAKRSTVKVEGVAGTQGREGSGFVYARERVMTNAHVVAGIDEPTVQIGGVGRTYEARVVLFDPQKDVAVLYVPGLKAPVLRFDDDAERGGAAVVAGYPEDGDLNLQAATVANRVRATGQNIYNDGTAVREIYSIRSTVRPGNSGGPLLTTDGRVFGVVFARSTTDAETGYVLTADEVGSDARDAAAATAPVDTGELAAS
- a CDS encoding TIGR01777 family oxidoreductase, whose product is MERSRIAVAGASGLIGGALVRSLTADGHEVRRLVRGTPRTAGEIRWDPEDGRVDAAGLAGCHAVVNLAGAGVGDRRWTDAYKQRIRDSRVKGTAALAGAVASLDAKERPRVFVNGSAIGYYGETGERTADESTPAGEGFLPELCVEWEGATAPAQEAGVRTVFTRTGLVVSREGGAWARLFPLFRAGAGGRMGDGSQYWSFIALHDEVAAIRHLIDTDGLSGPFNVTAPNPVTNREITAAMGRVLHRPTLFPVPAAVLRTVLGEMAGDVLGSVRVLPTRLLESGFRFAFPEIEGAIRAAL
- a CDS encoding peptidoglycan recognition protein family protein, with the protein product MRVFRRRRGARRHSADGTPGTAGLPRAARLLLGCLPGVAAVVALVLCAHGVENAAETGSRAAPPRSEATPYSAPRPPVVPRAHWLGDAARAQPRPRYDDRVLAVFVHHTDSPNGYDCADAPRIIRDLYTGQTGTRDWDDIGYNFVVDRCGTVYEGRAGGVERAVTGAHTQGFNHRTTGIAALGTFTEGMPVPQPMIRAIAALSAWKLGLTGTDPRADVRLVSSNGLSRYAAGSTARLPALAGHNDGYMTSCPGAALHARLPEIRQLAARLQGRPDGPQRGHSERAAS
- a CDS encoding regulator, whose product is MTERPAQRTPNRQLAALIAEAGFSNAGLARRVDQLGLEHGLDLRYDKTSVTRWLRGQQPRGTTPALIAEVFTRRLGRRLSAQDLGLDACAPVYAGLEFAATPEEAVDIVSGLWRKDSGSHAELRKIAFTPAGLVVPSRDWLIGRADEKVARGEQAAARIPVHGRPALRPTATPEQGVPSLPRQRGQAERGPGQKVTAGDIAALRSVGELFRTLDDAYGGGHARQALVRYLEHECEPMLRGTYGEQTGRRLFAAAADLTRLAGWTSYDIAAHGLAQRYFVQALRLAQAAGDRTYGAYVLVTMSRQAVYLGHGREAVQLARVAQQGVGTSGPPVVQALLHASEARGHGVLGEVRACTAALVRAERALETARPGDDVPHWAKFFDEAQLADEFGHCHRDLQQFRAAAQHAERSLQLRAPSFARSRLFCRVVLATARLGLGELDQACQLAAEAAGQAAEMRSVRAVEYVRDFERRLEPYKDAAPVRTYRDKVSALG
- a CDS encoding NAD(P)/FAD-dependent oxidoreductase, encoding MLEPAYQADVVVVGAGVAGLSAAHRLTSAGVTTMVLEAAHGVGGRMATEKVDGFRLDRIGQLLSTAYPELRLTPGLDGLVLRPFTPGVLLHGDGRHHRAGVQPGAGGARGALHAVRALASAPRPPSAPRPPRRPVAVPGRQVSVPRSRSGAPLGTAVDQARLGAALTRLAGTPAERLLSRPELPAGEALAARGLPARTIDGFLRPLLAALLCDPGLTTSSRCADLALRAFARGRLCLPEGGADALPEQLARTLPPGTVHTGVRVTSVSTTSVTTAEHGEIRCRAVLVATGARAAAELLPGLRVPEFHPVTVVHHTTDEPPGTGASLLLDADLGGPVAHTAVVSDVDPTRAPAGRALVSSTVPGRPPGDVDTAVRMHLARLYGVPTARWETLAVHHTAEAVPAMRPPHDLRRPVRLIAGLYVCGDHRDTSTVQGALHSGHRASAAILADLGAGRSMHVADPVPTVPRAA